A portion of the Leptospira noumeaensis genome contains these proteins:
- a CDS encoding ATP-binding cassette domain-containing protein — protein sequence MIQASGITVSFGKKPLFENVSIKFKPECRYGLIGANGSGKSTFMKVLAGILQPTAGSVVVDKDKKVGYLKQDHYEYENETVLGTVLRGNPELWDLMSERDAIYAKEDMTDEEGIRISEIEEQFADMGGYEAESVAGELLEGLGIPTSAHSRPLNFLTGGFKLRVLLAQVLFLKPDVLLLDEPTNHLDIKTIHWLEELLINYEGVVIVISHDRHFINSVATHIADLDYNTIRMFPGNYDDFMIAAEQTREQLMSDSKRAKEKIADLQEFVSRFSANASKSKQATSRQKMIEKIKGEMVDVKPSSRVAPYIRFKAKRTLGKDVFEAVNISKAYDGKAVIKEFSTSITKGEKVGIVGTNGVGKTTLLKMLLKKLEPDSGQVKWGDSVETSFFPQDHREAMEPDADTLVEWLLRNSPQGTEVQEIRAILGRMLFSGDMANKSTTVLSGGEKSRMIIGKMILACDNVIALDEPTNHLDLETIEALNYALSLFEGTVILVSHDREFISSLCTRIIEVTPEGINDFKGNYEEFLEREGNDFYKRLTGGAVITT from the coding sequence ATGATCCAAGCTAGCGGCATTACAGTCTCCTTCGGGAAAAAACCCCTTTTCGAAAACGTCTCTATAAAATTCAAACCGGAATGCCGTTACGGTCTGATCGGAGCCAATGGTTCCGGAAAATCGACCTTTATGAAGGTTTTAGCCGGTATTTTACAGCCCACAGCCGGTTCTGTCGTCGTCGACAAAGACAAAAAGGTAGGATACCTCAAGCAGGATCACTACGAATACGAAAATGAGACCGTTCTGGGCACCGTCCTACGGGGAAATCCGGAACTTTGGGACCTTATGTCGGAACGTGATGCCATCTACGCGAAAGAGGACATGACAGACGAAGAAGGGATCAGAATTTCTGAAATTGAAGAACAATTTGCCGACATGGGTGGGTACGAAGCCGAATCTGTTGCCGGTGAACTTCTAGAAGGTCTGGGAATTCCCACCTCGGCCCATAGCCGCCCTTTAAACTTCCTTACGGGTGGATTCAAACTCCGAGTGCTTCTCGCCCAAGTATTATTCTTAAAACCTGATGTTCTCCTTCTAGATGAACCAACGAACCACTTAGATATCAAAACCATCCACTGGTTGGAAGAACTCCTTATCAATTACGAAGGTGTGGTTATAGTCATTTCCCACGACCGTCACTTCATCAACTCCGTTGCCACTCACATTGCCGATTTGGATTATAATACCATCCGTATGTTCCCTGGAAACTATGATGACTTTATGATCGCGGCTGAACAAACTCGCGAACAACTCATGAGTGATAGTAAACGTGCAAAAGAAAAAATTGCCGACTTACAAGAGTTTGTTTCCAGATTCTCTGCAAACGCCAGTAAGTCAAAACAAGCCACTTCCCGCCAAAAGATGATCGAAAAAATAAAAGGAGAAATGGTGGATGTAAAACCATCTTCTAGAGTGGCACCTTACATTCGTTTCAAGGCAAAACGAACTCTTGGAAAGGATGTATTTGAAGCAGTCAACATCTCCAAAGCCTATGATGGAAAAGCAGTCATTAAAGAATTTAGCACCTCCATTACCAAAGGCGAAAAGGTGGGGATTGTTGGAACCAACGGTGTTGGAAAAACCACTCTCCTCAAAATGTTACTTAAAAAATTAGAACCAGATTCTGGTCAGGTGAAATGGGGAGATTCAGTAGAAACTTCCTTTTTCCCACAAGACCACCGCGAAGCGATGGAACCAGATGCGGACACTCTCGTGGAATGGTTGTTACGTAACTCTCCCCAAGGAACCGAAGTACAAGAAATCCGTGCCATCCTTGGTCGAATGCTTTTTTCCGGTGATATGGCAAACAAATCGACGACAGTTCTTTCTGGAGGTGAAAAATCACGGATGATCATAGGTAAGATGATCCTTGCTTGTGACAACGTGATAGCCCTCGACGAACCTACAAACCACTTGGATTTAGAAACCATTGAAGCACTCAACTACGCCTTATCCTTGTTTGAGGGAACAGTGATTTTAGTTTCCCACGATAGGGAGTTTATTTCTTCCCTCTGTACTAGAATCATCGAAGTGACACCAGAAGGGATCAATGACTTCAAAGGAAACTATGAAGAATTTTTGGAGAGAGAAGGAAACGACTTCTACAAACGTCTGACTGGTGGTGCCGTAATCACAACTTAA
- a CDS encoding ComF family protein, translating to MAVCKPCAKRNYLPQIQNRNQKPTNLPSDRFVFYDQTFYLQKRGSFEKSLFQSLKFENERLLSEYFCLGHRIILKSLKDDPPDLIALVPSSPKSSPRPYHASDSLLKKWKKLWKIRRDTNLRKISADKQSALGFEKRFFHAKKAFEFTKSDRIMEGLHVLIVDDIFTTGATVNEIARLYKQTGVRKVTCVVLLLSGGD from the coding sequence ATGGCGGTTTGCAAACCTTGTGCAAAACGAAATTATCTCCCGCAAATACAAAATCGGAACCAAAAACCAACCAACCTTCCCTCGGATCGGTTTGTTTTTTACGACCAAACCTTTTATTTGCAGAAGAGGGGTAGTTTTGAAAAGTCACTCTTCCAATCGTTAAAGTTTGAAAATGAAAGGTTACTTTCTGAATATTTTTGTTTGGGACATAGAATCATTTTAAAATCTTTAAAAGATGACCCACCCGACCTAATTGCACTCGTTCCTTCCTCTCCTAAATCCAGCCCAAGGCCCTATCATGCTTCCGATTCCCTCCTCAAAAAATGGAAAAAACTTTGGAAAATCAGGAGAGATACTAATTTGCGTAAGATTTCAGCGGACAAACAATCGGCCTTAGGGTTTGAGAAACGGTTTTTTCATGCAAAAAAGGCGTTCGAATTCACAAAAAGTGATAGAATCATGGAAGGACTTCATGTTCTAATCGTAGATGATATATTTACGACAGGTGCCACAGTCAATGAAATCGCTAGGTTGTACAAACAAACTGGCGTTCGGAAGGTGACCTGCGTAGTTTTACTGTTAAGCGGGGGTGATTGA
- a CDS encoding STAS domain-containing protein: MDVQVKDDIRIIKFSGAILKVDSDEIEKELSKLTQSSVKKIILDLTKVHHICSTALGIFVATKRKLKPMNGDIKVIVVDEDLIQLFEITMLDKVFEIFPDLSAAMEGFQLDEEDSH, translated from the coding sequence ATGGATGTTCAAGTCAAGGATGACATTAGGATTATAAAGTTTTCTGGGGCCATCCTAAAGGTTGATTCCGATGAAATTGAAAAAGAACTTTCTAAACTCACACAAAGCTCTGTTAAAAAAATCATTCTAGATTTAACCAAAGTGCACCATATTTGTTCCACTGCACTTGGTATTTTTGTAGCCACCAAACGTAAGTTAAAACCAATGAATGGTGATATCAAGGTTATCGTTGTAGACGAAGATTTGATCCAACTCTTTGAAATTACTATGCTCGATAAGGTATTCGAAATTTTCCCAGATTTATCTGCTGCTATGGAAGGATTCCAACTCGACGAGGAAGATTCCCACTGA
- a CDS encoding OmpA family protein: MARILIIILLLFGNGLISSQSVKNGIQVLEGDLLNTGHLLRTDKQVFRIQSGVLQEELAYLAGKKVRMLCDVQTETCNPIRYEVEPFESGKTPDWSLKKIPRYVTGGLFSFNPQCTPDGKILFWTALVREGGRSTQKIWAAKRDQYGFWMPGEQLPTPLNNRFPSAVISALPGGNELFVFGNFGEEEMLDNLKREMMYKSQIASREAQNPKEFHIVLTKLESEYKERTDKIQNRAPLYKTHKTESGWSMPTPINFPSFYNWYRKADNPNQQVFGGSALATSGRTLLYSAQQKKNFGKLDLYVSLQNDSGVFEEGINLGNTLNTGEEEMAPFLAPDDKTLYFSSSGRKEGISIFITRRLNDTWTSWSEPQELSPNLRGVNFFSIPAVGNWAYVSREGELYMAAIPNHFQPEPVVVIKGKVVDEEGKPLSAFVQYESLTRKKSIGSTVSDPQTGEFSIILPYEENYGFYGEKEGYLPVSQNLNLVGKEKEDKEKTVLLVLPKLKKGNQIVMNNLFFAFRSAELTKESEPELDRLAGILRKSTNLKILIEGHTDNVGTKSANQKLSLERANSVANYLKSKHKIEETRIAVMGHGPSVPLADNQTEEGRGTNRRVVFKISEE, from the coding sequence ATGGCACGGATTCTCATCATCATTCTCCTCCTTTTTGGGAATGGGCTCATTAGCTCACAAAGTGTAAAAAATGGAATCCAGGTTTTGGAGGGTGACCTCTTAAATACCGGACATCTCCTCCGCACAGACAAACAAGTTTTTCGGATTCAGTCAGGTGTTTTACAAGAAGAATTGGCTTATTTGGCTGGGAAAAAGGTACGGATGTTATGCGATGTGCAAACAGAGACTTGTAATCCCATTCGTTATGAAGTAGAACCATTTGAATCTGGCAAAACACCAGATTGGAGTTTGAAAAAAATCCCTCGTTATGTGACAGGTGGACTTTTTTCTTTTAACCCGCAGTGTACTCCCGATGGAAAAATTTTGTTTTGGACGGCACTTGTCAGAGAAGGGGGAAGATCCACACAAAAAATCTGGGCCGCCAAACGAGACCAATACGGATTTTGGATGCCAGGAGAACAACTCCCCACACCACTTAATAACCGTTTCCCATCAGCTGTGATTTCGGCTCTCCCCGGTGGGAACGAACTATTTGTTTTTGGTAATTTTGGTGAAGAAGAGATGTTGGATAACTTAAAACGAGAGATGATGTACAAATCTCAAATTGCATCCAGGGAAGCCCAAAATCCAAAAGAGTTTCATATTGTTTTAACTAAGTTAGAATCAGAATATAAGGAACGAACTGATAAAATTCAAAACCGCGCTCCTTTGTATAAAACTCATAAAACGGAATCAGGTTGGTCAATGCCCACTCCGATCAACTTTCCAAGTTTTTACAATTGGTACAGAAAGGCAGACAATCCAAACCAACAGGTATTTGGTGGATCTGCATTGGCCACAAGTGGACGAACTTTACTTTATTCGGCCCAACAAAAGAAAAATTTTGGTAAGTTGGATTTGTATGTAAGTTTACAAAATGATTCTGGTGTATTTGAAGAAGGGATCAATTTAGGAAATACTTTAAATACCGGTGAAGAGGAGATGGCACCTTTCCTTGCTCCTGATGACAAAACCTTATATTTTTCTTCGTCCGGAAGAAAAGAAGGAATTTCAATTTTTATCACAAGAAGGTTGAATGATACTTGGACTTCTTGGTCAGAACCACAAGAGTTATCTCCTAACCTAAGAGGTGTTAATTTTTTCAGCATTCCTGCCGTTGGGAACTGGGCCTATGTTTCTAGGGAAGGTGAATTGTATATGGCTGCCATCCCAAATCATTTCCAACCAGAACCTGTGGTTGTGATCAAAGGAAAAGTGGTAGATGAAGAAGGAAAACCTCTTTCTGCCTTTGTGCAGTATGAATCTTTAACTAGAAAAAAATCCATCGGCTCGACTGTGAGTGATCCGCAGACGGGTGAGTTTAGTATCATCCTTCCTTATGAAGAAAACTACGGCTTTTACGGAGAAAAGGAAGGATACCTTCCAGTTTCACAAAACCTCAATTTGGTGGGAAAAGAAAAAGAAGACAAAGAAAAAACAGTCCTGCTCGTTCTACCCAAGTTGAAAAAGGGAAACCAAATTGTGATGAACAATTTGTTTTTTGCCTTCCGGTCTGCCGAACTCACCAAAGAATCAGAGCCGGAATTAGACAGATTGGCAGGGATTTTACGTAAATCGACCAATTTAAAGATCTTAATTGAAGGGCATACAGACAATGTCGGCACCAAATCGGCCAACCAAAAGTTGTCCCTGGAAAGAGCAAATTCGGTTGCTAATTATTTAAAGTCTAAACATAAAATAGAAGAAACACGGATTGCTGTGATGGGGCACGGGCCCTCGGTTCCATTAGCGGACAACCAGACCGAAGAAGGTCGTGGGACAAACCGAAGGGTTGTCTTTAAAATTTCGGAAGAGTAA
- a CDS encoding Lsa36 family surface (lipo)protein produces the protein MRFSFSLLFFSFLISFIGTKLEAQVVCVGAECSNIPMEFKILGNFAEPVFDRVYTNGFLRSMGDNAVLQNLNSNQSGGSNVNRYRLGLGYTVSRGQEKARDFYYENSELRTLPKAGVAASPSFSYTVNLGEWLNGSTAKQWNLTTHFFPYEFGAANIPFVKIRNTDVNGRVFNYGAVLRYFPVDSGFSFGIGVFQTNQDIYLSAYDRRPTQFRIDGDKRRWIGQNDLFYQSRITSVSLDLKYNYTIGFLSIIPGIGVVYNHGYTAIQVTRFAAISTKENPDDFGSNPSAIGIRLTTRHNHRSGFGYGSLGFKIGQGDYSLVTELMAGKEIQSINLSLQKQF, from the coding sequence ATGAGATTTTCCTTTTCCCTCTTATTTTTTAGTTTTTTGATTTCTTTCATTGGAACGAAACTTGAAGCACAAGTTGTTTGTGTGGGAGCTGAATGTTCCAATATTCCAATGGAATTTAAAATACTCGGGAATTTTGCAGAGCCAGTTTTTGATCGTGTATATACCAACGGATTCCTACGTTCCATGGGTGACAATGCAGTACTACAAAATTTAAACTCTAACCAATCTGGTGGTTCTAATGTGAATCGATACAGATTAGGACTTGGGTATACAGTTTCTCGCGGTCAAGAGAAAGCACGAGATTTTTATTATGAAAATTCGGAACTTAGGACTCTACCAAAGGCTGGAGTAGCAGCTTCACCTTCTTTTAGTTATACTGTGAATTTAGGCGAGTGGTTGAATGGATCTACTGCGAAACAGTGGAACCTCACTACACATTTTTTCCCTTACGAGTTTGGTGCAGCCAATATTCCTTTCGTAAAAATTCGGAACACGGATGTGAATGGGCGTGTATTCAATTATGGGGCCGTACTTCGATATTTCCCGGTTGATTCAGGGTTTTCTTTTGGAATAGGAGTTTTTCAAACCAACCAAGATATTTATCTCAGCGCTTATGACAGAAGGCCTACCCAGTTTCGAATTGATGGAGATAAACGAAGATGGATTGGTCAAAACGATTTGTTTTATCAATCCAGAATTACATCTGTTTCTTTAGATTTAAAATACAACTATACGATTGGATTTTTATCCATCATTCCTGGGATCGGTGTTGTTTATAATCATGGTTATACGGCCATACAGGTCACACGTTTTGCTGCCATTTCTACAAAGGAAAATCCTGATGATTTTGGTTCGAATCCGAGTGCTATCGGGATCAGACTAACAACAAGGCACAATCACAGATCGGGATTTGGTTATGGAAGTTTGGGTTTTAAGATTGGTCAGGGTGACTATAGTTTAGTAACGGAACTAATGGCAGGGAAAGAGATCCAATCGATCAACCTCTCCCTGCAAAAACAATTTTAA
- the rdgB gene encoding RdgB/HAM1 family non-canonical purine NTP pyrophosphatase, whose product MTKKTLAFASGSEHKRKEMQMLLSPHGYELVLPKDLGISFSPEETENTFTGNSFIKSKELFRLTGLPSLADDSGISVPALGGEPGVFSARFGGPGLTDRERAEFLLQKLGGNTNREAYYSCVVSYVDASNAVSFEGRVDGIISEDYDGEGKYGFGYDPIFFYPPFSKRFSQVPESEKNTVSHRKKAMELFLDWLSNQK is encoded by the coding sequence CTGACAAAAAAAACTTTGGCATTTGCTTCCGGAAGTGAACACAAACGGAAGGAAATGCAGATGTTACTTTCTCCCCACGGGTATGAACTAGTCCTTCCCAAGGATTTAGGAATTTCATTTTCACCAGAAGAAACAGAAAATACATTTACTGGAAATTCTTTTATCAAATCAAAAGAACTCTTTCGCCTAACGGGTCTTCCTTCGCTTGCTGATGATTCGGGGATTTCTGTGCCTGCTCTCGGTGGAGAACCTGGAGTGTTTTCGGCAAGATTTGGTGGGCCAGGCCTTACAGACAGGGAACGGGCTGAATTTCTTTTACAAAAGTTAGGTGGAAATACAAATCGTGAGGCATACTATTCCTGCGTAGTGAGTTATGTTGATGCCAGTAACGCCGTTTCATTTGAAGGCCGGGTTGATGGTATCATTAGTGAAGACTATGACGGTGAAGGAAAATATGGATTTGGATACGATCCTATATTTTTCTATCCTCCTTTCAGCAAAAGGTTTTCCCAGGTCCCTGAATCAGAAAAAAATACAGTGTCCCATCGCAAAAAAGCAATGGAACTTTTTTTAGATTGGCTTTCTAATCAAAAATAA